The proteins below come from a single Stigmatopora argus isolate UIUO_Sarg chromosome 11, RoL_Sarg_1.0, whole genome shotgun sequence genomic window:
- the psap gene encoding prosaposin, which yields MFMPKSQLTCRDKGVHTGLNSQLRKASIEVTKDGSASAVFENSGIMLLLTLLFVSSAVGTPLLGTEQCARGPPYWCQNVKTASLCGAVTHCQQNVWNKPQMKSVPCDLCKEVITVVEHFLKDNATQIEVLGYMEKACQLIPDEKLSSECKEMVANYYPIVMAIILGELDNPGVACGAIGLCRSQQMALAKFQDQLLSNEIPQIDLSQSMSPFLLNVPELLYPKETSEPETPVKASTASDVCNDCIKFITDTQEEMRTNASFLNSWIENVMEQCNNLGPGMSEMCKNYVTKYADLILATISTMEPKELCSYSGFCSAVKKSTPMLNLQPAKILPAVKTSPALKLVPATKVDSAKLIKPMVRVRDSAKCAICELVMKEVEEMLEDQKTEEEVIEAVEKVCSILPKTLTDQCKDLIETYGQAIIDLLVQQADPKTVCTFLSLCNGAKRAYVPALDESAFKSGGYCKVCKMAVTYIDEILEKNATEQQIEEAVRKVCSFLPDSFQTECDQLVQQYEPMLVQMLLQVLDPDFVCLQVGACPEALRRLLGREQCILGPSFWCRNMETATRCDAVTHCKRHVWA from the exons ATGTTTATGCCGAAAAGTCAGCTGACTTGTCGTGATAAAGGCGTGCACACAGGGCTCAATTCGCAATTGCGAAAGGCTTCGATCGAGGTGACCAAAGACGGCAGTGCATCAGCCGTGTTTGAAAACAGCGGAATCATGCTTCTTCTCACACTTCTTTTTGTTTCCTCAG CTGTGGGCACCCCTCTGCTGGGCACTGAGCAATGTGCTCGTGGACCCCCATACTGGTGTCAGAATGTGAAGACTGCATCTTTGTGTGGTGCTGTGACTCACTGCCAGCAAAACGTCTGGAACAAACCCCAGATG AAAAGTGTGCCATGCGACTTATGTAAAGAGGTGATCACAGTAGTAGAACATTTTTTGAAAGACAATGCCACCCAG ATTGAGGTTCTTGGTTACATGGAGAAAGCCTGCCAGCTCATTCCTGATGAGAAATTATCTTCAGAGTGCAAGGAGATGGTTGCCAATTACTACCCTATTGTCATGGCAATCATCCTTGGAGAGTTG gacaatCCCGGTGTGGCTTGTGGAGCCATTGGCTTGTGTCGCTCCCAGCAGATGGCCTTGGCTAAGTTTCAGGACCAACTTCTGTCCAATGAGATTCCACAGATTGACCTCTCCCAGTCAATGTCTCCTTTTCTCCTGAACGTGCCTGAGCTCTTGTACCCAAAGGAAACCTCCGAACCAGAAACTCCGGTCAAAGCATCTACC GCAAGTGACGTTTGTAATGACTGCATCAAGTTCATCACTGACACCCAAGAAGAAATGAGGACGAACGCCTcatttttaaattcttggaTTGAAAACGTGATGGAACAATGTAACAATTTAGGACCTGGAATGAGCGAGATG TGCAAGAACTACGTCACTAAATATGCTGATCTTATCCTTGCGACCATCAGTACAATG GAACCTAAAGAGCTTTGTTCTTATAGTGGTTTCTGTAGTGCTGTCAAAAAGTCCACTCCCATGTTGAATTTGCAACCTGCCAAAATTCTTCCTGCTGTCAAAACCTCTCCTGCCCTCAAACTTGTTCCTGCAACTAAGGTCGATTCTGCCAAGTTGATCAAA CCGATGGTTCGTGTAAGGGATTCTGCCAAATGTGCAATCTGTGAGTTGGTTATGAAGGAAGTAGAAGAAATGTTGGAAGATCAGAAAACGGAG GAGGAAGTAATTGAAGCTGTGGAGAAGGTTTGCAGTATTTTGCCCAAAACCCTAACTGATCAGTGCAAGGACCTGATCGAGACCTACGGACAGGCAATCATTGATCTACTAGTGCAACAGGCTGACCCCAAAACTGTTTGCACTTTTTTGTCACTCTGCAATGGTGCCAAACGTGCATATGTCC CTGCCCTCGATGAAAGCGCCTTCAAAAGTGGTGGTTACTGCAAGGTGTGCAAGATGGCTGTCACCTACATTGATGAaatcctggaaaaaaatgcaaccgagCAGCAGATAGAAGAAGCAGTGAGGAAAGTTTGCAGTTTTTTGCCTGACTCTTTCCAGACAGAG TGCGACCAGCTAGTTCAACAGTATGAGCCTATGCTTGTGCAGATGCTCCTTCAGGTGCTTGACCCAGACTTTGTTTGCTTG CAAGTGGGCGCCTGTCCTGAAGCGCTGCGTAGGCTGCTGGGAAGAGAGCAGTGCATCCTGGGACCTTCGTTCTGGTGCAGGAACATGGAGACGGCAACCCGATGCGAT GCTGTGACTCACTGCAAACGCCACGTTTGGGCGTAG
- the mrps6 gene encoding small ribosomal subunit protein bS6m, with translation MPRYELALILKAMQRPETAAALRRTVEALMDRGAVVRDMENLGQRLLPYAMYKHNQKHQRGSYFLIDFYASTSILTGLYDHLQRDVDVVRPTVLKKDKETSQQTCCGSKQ, from the coding sequence ATGCCACGCTACGAACTCGCCCTTATCCTCAAGGCGATGCAAAGACCGGAGACGGCAGCGGCTCTCCGGCGGACCGTGGAGGCTTTAATGGACCGGGGCGCTGTGGTGAGAGACATGGAGAATCTTGGACAGAGACTCTTGCCTTATGCGATGTATAAACACAACCAGAAACACCAACGAGGATCATACTTTTTGATCGACTTTTACGCATCTACAAGCATCCTCACGGGCCTTTATGATCACCTACAACGTGATGTGGACGTGGTGAGACCTACTGTTCTGAAGAAGGACAAGGAGACGTCCCAACAAACATGCTGTGGCTCCAAACAATAA
- the nolc1 gene encoding nucleolar and coiled-body phosphoprotein 1 has product MAEKKSVPSDLYKHVYSFLLENKFTKAAGHFVKQIKVSPQDPNEERLLNIYDFWLKSPEARKRKTTADKTGAAGSLAKKAKVSKESSSSSSEEDEPAPKVKKTTPAAKAIATKPVAAKAASSGSKDTSDSKGKKKAPAKVPAKPAAAVSGERKKDSSSSSEESDSEEEQPTKAPLKPVTAAKPKTPVPAKKQESSSEESSSEDEKPAKAPAKPAQVKTVAAAKESSNNVSSSEEEAPPIKKPKTGKYSAVPPPTSIQNAVPSKATAKPTPVKKTPAPKPVVKKPAAKESSSSDSSDSSSDEEEEPPKKTLAKATPAKAVPVKPTPAKKDDSSSSDSSSEDEAPAKPTAKTATPSAPSKKKEATKAKPVAAKAAVPATKTPAKTKPVAAKAAKESSSDSDDSSSDDEAAEAKPVAAKAAVPATKTPAKATPVAAKAAVPATKTPAKAKPVAAKAAKESSSDSDDSSSDDEAAEAKPGAAKAAIPAIKTPAKAKPVAAKAAKESSSDSDDSSSDEAAKAKPAKAAASASKPAKPTGKPAVAAATAQSSSDSDSSSEDEEPAKAKAPVTKVKTPLSKPAAKAATPAKAATPAKAATPAKAATPAKAATPAKAATPAKAATPAKAATPAKAATPAKAATPAKAATPAKAATAAAESSSDSDSSSEDDKPVKAKPAVAKTSTPASKAPVAKAVAPPKAESSSEADSSSEDEEPAKAKPATGKPSAPAAKAAVPAAESSSDSDSSSEDENVKAKPVAAAKTKATTSSSKAATPAKKTSESDSSSEEEPKPPKSKAATAKAAAATKSPAPPAKAAAESSSDTDSDSDSDSSEDDAKAPAKKPTKTAAAVVTPASAKANPAKKAEESSSDSSDSSDSETESKKTPAKSAVANGKASKDNAKAKKPTKTAAAVVTPASAKANPAKKAEESSSDSETESKKTPAKSAVANGKASKDDAKAKKPTKTAAPVITPVSAKANPAKKAQESSSDSSDSSDSETESKKTPAKSTVANGKASKDDAKAKKPTKTAAAVATPAKANPAKKAEESSSDSSDSSDSETESKKTPAKAAVANGKASMAASKPKPAESSSGDSSSEEETTGKTSTPAQTPKAAKAKDGSSSSDSSDDDDDEAATRPKANGTNGKQNAKKSKQNQEEVQQTTPKIKKDATTPQTFPKTKKASNVPYRRVREEDVEVDPRFADNSFDAKMGSYGDWGQKANDVLRFTKGKSFRHEKTKKKRGSYQGGPIDMGVNSIKFDSD; this is encoded by the exons ATGGCGGAGAAAAAGTCCGTGCCTAGCGATTTGTACAAACATGTGTATTCGTTTCTGCTGGAAAATAAGTTCACCAAGGCGGCTGGGCACTTTGTCAAGCAGATTAAAGTG AGTCCACAGGATCCAAATGAAGAGCGCCTTCTCAACATCTACGACTTCTGGTTGAA ATCGCCTGAAGCTCGAAAACGCAAAACAACTGCTGACAAGACTGGAGCTGCTGGTTCATTAGCCAAGAAGGCCAAAGTCAGTAAAGAGAGCTCCAGCTCCAGCAGTGAGGAGGATGAACCGGCTCCCAAAGTTAAAAAGACGACTCCTGCTG CCAAAGCAATAGCAACTAAACCTGTGGCAGCGAAAGCTGCATCAAGCGGAAGCAAAGACACAAGTGACTCgaaaggaaaaaagaaggcTCCTGCCAAG GTTCCCGCAAAGCCTGCAGCAGCTGTTAgtggagaaagaaagaaagacagcaGCTCTAGCAGTGAGGAATCAGACTCTGAAGAGGAGCAACCTACCAAAGCTCCTTTAA AGCCAGTGACTGCCGCAAAGCCCAAAACTCCAGTGCCTGCTAAGAAACAAGAGAGCAGCAGTGAAGAAAGTTCATCGGAGGACGAAAAACCAGCCAAG GCCCCAGCAAAACCCGCTCAAGTGAAAACCGTTGCTGCTGCTAAAGAGTCCAGCAACAACGTCTCATCGTCTGAAGAGGAAGCCCCGCCCATCAAGAAACCTAAAACAG GAAAATACAGTGCTGTCCCACCTCCCACTTCTATTCAGAATGCCGTACCTAGTAAAGCAACTG CAAAACCCACACCGGTAAAGAAGACTCCAGCTCCGAAACCTGTTGTGAAAAAGCCTGCTGCAAAGGAGTCGTCCAGTTCAGATAGCTCAG ATTCAAGTTCAGATGAAGAGGAAGAGCCCCCAAAGAAAACCCTGGCCAAGGCCACACCAGCGAAGGCAGTTCCGGTTAAACCGACACCTGCCAAAAAAGATGATTCTTCAAGCTCCG ACAGCAGCTCAGAAGACGAAGCTCCAGCAAAACCCACCGCTAAAACCGCCACACCATCGGCACCTTCCAAGAAGAAGGAAGCAACCAAAGCCAAGCCTGTTGCGGCGAAGGCTGCCGTTCCCGCCACCAAGACTCCCGCTAAAACCAAGCCAGTTGCGGCGAAGGCTGCCAAAGAAAGCAGCTCAGACTCTGATGACTCGTCATCCGACGATGAAGCAGCTGAAGCCAAGCCAGTTGCGGCGAAGGCTGCCGTTCCCGCCACTAAGACTCCCGCTAAAGCCACGCCAGTTGCGGCGAAGGCTGCCGTTCCCGCCACCAAGACTCCCGCTAAAGCCAAGCCAGTTGCGGCGAAGGCTGCCAAAGAAAGCAGCTCAGACTCTGATGACTCGTCATCCGACGATGAAGCAGCCGAAGCCAAGCCAGGTGCGGCGAAGGCTGCCATTCCCGCCATTAAGACTCCCGCCAAAGCCAAGCCGGTTGCGGCGAAGGCTGCCAAAGAAAGCAGCTCGGACTCTGATGACTCGTCGTCCGATGAAGCAGCCAAGGCGAAGCCAGCTAAAGCCGCCGCATCGGCTTCTAAGCCTGCGAAGCCCACGGGGAAACCTGCTGTGGCAGCAGCAACAGCTCAAAGCAGTTCAGATTCTGACTCTTCATCCGAGGATGAAGAGCCCGCAAAGGCCAAGGCACCCGTTACTAAAGTCAAGACGCCGCTAAGTAAACCTGCTGCGAAGGCTGCCACTCCCGCAAAGGCTGCCACCCCCGCAAAGGCTGCCACCCCCGCAAAGGCTGCCACCCCCGCAAAGGCTGCCACCCCCGCAAAGGCTGCCACCCCCGCAAAGGCTGCCACCCCCGCAAAGGCTGCCACCCCCGCAAAGGCTGCCACCCCCGCAAAGGCTGCCACCCCCGCAAAGGCTGCCACCCCCGCAAAGGCTGCCACCGCAGCAGCAGAAAGCAGCTCCGACTCAGATTCGTCATCCGAAGACGACAAACCAGTCAAAGCAAAGCCTGCGGTTGCGAAAACCTCTACTCCAGCTTCAAAGGCCCCAGTGGCAAAAGCCGTTGCTCCCCCCAAAGCAGAAAGCAGCTCTGAGGCTGACTCGTCATCTGAGGATGAAGAGCCTGCTAAAGCCAAGCCGGCTACCGGCAAGCCTTCCGCTCCTGCTGCAAAGGCTGCCGTTCCTGCTGCAGAGAGTAGTTCAGACTCTGACTCCTCATCTGAAGACGAGAACGTGAAAGCAAAGCCAGTGGCAGCAGCGAAGACTAAGGCTACCACCTCTTCTTCTAAGGCTGCCACcccagcaaaaaaaacatctgaatcTGACTCCTCATCCGAGGAAGAACCCAAACCTCCTAAATCCAAGGCCGCTACGGCTAAAGCGGCCGCTGCGACTAAATCGCCAGCTCCTCCAGCAAAGGCTGCAGCAGAGAGTAGCTCGGACACAGACTCAGATTCCGACTCAGACTCTTCCGAGGACGATGCTAAAGCCCCGGCAAAGAAACCTACAAAGACAGCCGCGGCCGTCGTTACACCGGCGTCGGCAAAAGCAAATCCGGCCAAGAAGGCGGAGGAGAGTAGCTCCGACTCGTCCGATAGCTCGGACTCTGAAACGGAATCTAAGAAAACCCCCGCCAAGTCCGCCGTCGCCAATGGGAAAGCTTCCAAGGACAACGCTAAAGCAAAGAAACCTACCAAGACAGCCGCGGCCGTCGTTACACCGGCGTCGGCAAAAGCAAATCCGGCCAAGAAGGCAGAGGAGAGTAGCTCGGACTCTGAAACGGAATCTAAGAAAACCCCCGCCAAGTCCGCCGTCGCCAATGGGAAAGCTTCCAAGGACGACGCTAAAGCAAAGAAACCTACCAAGACAGCCGCGCCCGTCATTACACCGGTGTCGGCAAAAGCAAATCCGGCTAAGAAGGCGCAGGAGAGTAGCTCCGACTCGTCCGATAGCTCGGACTCTGAAACGGAATCTAAGAAAACCCCCGCCAAGTCCACCGTCGCCAATGGGAAAGCTTCCAAGGACGACGCTAAAGCAAAGAAACCTACCAAGACAGCCGCGGCCGTCGCTACACCGGCAAAAGCAAATCCGGCCAAGAAGGCGGAGGAGAGTAGCTCCGACTCGTCCGACAGCTCCGACTCAGAAACGGAATCTAAGAAAACCCCTGCCAAGGCCGCCGTCGCCAATGGGAAAGCTTCCATGGCTGCATCTAAACCTAAACCCGCAGAATCCTCGTCGGGTGATAGCAGTTCGGAGGAGGAAACCACGGGTAAAACTTCTACACCTGCGCAGACCCCCAAGGCTGCTAAGGCCAAAGACGGCAGCAGCTCCTCAGATAGCtccgatgatgatgacgacgaggCTGCCACCAGACCCAAGGCCAACG GTACCAACGGCaagcaaaatgcaaaaaagtcgaagcaaaatcaagaggaagtgcaACAAACGACTCCCAAAATCAAAAAAGATGCCACCACACCCCAAACATTTCCCAAAACCAAGAAG GCTTCCAACGTACCTTACCGAAGAGTAAGGGAAGAAGACGTTGAAGTGGATCCCCGGTTCGCAGACAATTCTTTTGACGCTAAG ATGGGCTCTTACGGCGACTGGGGCCAGAAAGCCAACGATGTTCTCCGCTTTACAAAAGGCAAATCTTTTCGCCATGAAAAGACCAAGAAGAAGAGAGGAAGCTACCAGGGTGGCCCCATAGACATGGGGGTCAACTCCATCAAGTTTGACAGTGATTGA
- the micu1 gene encoding calcium uptake protein 1, mitochondrial isoform X2, whose translation MFRLRALSAVWVGMAHLPRSYHNGAVRKSGRRRLMLAALVGVTGVSASAGLLWKRAYADAGPSVRHSHPQNGEDFVKASDSESENTVETSSSDDEAKNESGEGKKKKPRSGFRDRKVMEYENRIRAYSTPDKIFRYFATLKIIGEHGDAEVYMTPQDFIRSITPNEKQPENLGLDQFVVKRYDGKKIAQEREKFADEDSIFYTLGECGLISFSDYIFLTTVLSTPQRNFEIAFKMFDLNGDGEVDLEEFEQVQSIIRSQTSMGMRHRDRSTTGNTLKTAGCSSALTTYFFGQDLKGKLTIGSFLEFQRKLQHDVLKLEFERNDPVDGRISERQFGGMLLAYSGVQSRKLKQMQKGLKKMFKDAQGITFEELENFFTFLKNVNDVDTALSFYHMAGASIDKVTMKQVARTVAKVELSDHVCDVVFALFDCDGNGELSNKEFIAIMKQRLMRGLEKPKDMGFTRLVRAMLKCAQDTAWDFAMPKT comes from the exons ATGTTCCGCTTGCGGGCACTGTCCGCTGTGTGGGTTGGCATGGCACACTTGCCTCGAAGCTACCACAATGGGGCAGTGCGAAAATCTGGACGAAGGAGACTGATGCTTGCAGCTCTGGTTGGTGTAACTGGTGTCTCTGCTAGTGCTGGACTACTCTGGAAAAG AGCGTATGCTGATGCAGGGCCATCAGTACGTCATTCCCATCCCCAAAATGGAGAAGATTTTGTGAAGGCTTCAGACAGTGAATCAGAAAACACAGTGGAGACAAGCAGTAGTGATGACGAGGCCAAGAATGAAAGtggtgaagggaaaaaaaagaagccacgCTCTGGATTCCGTGACCGCAAG GTAATGGAGTACGAGAATAGGATACGTGCGTACTCAACCCCAGACAAGATCTTCCGGTATTTTGCCACATTGAAGATTATTGGTGAGCATGGAGATGCAGAGGTTTACATGACACCCCAGGACTTTATACGCTCTATCACCCCAAATGAGAAGCAGCCGGAGA ATCTTGGCCTTGATCAGTTTGTCGTGAAGCGCTATGATGGAAAG AAAATAGCCCAAGAAAGGGAGAAGTTTGCAGATGAAGACAGCATATTTTACACTCTGGGGGAATGTGGCCTCATTTCCTTCTCTGACTACATCTTTCTTACCACTGTGCTGTCCA CTCCCCAGAGGAACTTTGAGATTGCTTTTAAGATGTTTGATCTCAATGGTGACGGAGAGGTAGACCTGGAGGAGTTTGAACAG GTCCAAAGCATCATTCGCTCTCAAACGAGCATGGGCATGCGACACCGAGACCGCTCTACCACAGGAAACACTCTAAAGACAGCCGGCTGCAGCTCGGCACTCACCACCTACTTCTTTGGACAAGACCTGAAGGGAAAACTCACCATCGGCAGCTTTCTTGAGTTTCAGAGGAAGCTGCAGCATGATGTGCTGAAGCTAGAG TTCGAGCGGAACGATCCAGTGGATGGACGAATCTCTGAGAGACAGTTTGGCGGTATGCTGCTGGCGTACAGCGGCGTTCAGTCTCGAAAGCTCAAGCAGATGCAGAAGGGATTGAAAAAGATGTTTAAGGATGCACAG GGGATAACATTTGAAGAGCTGgagaatttctttaccttcctGAAGAATGTCAACGATGTGGACACAGCGCTCAGTTTCTACCACATGGCCGGAGCGTCCATAGATAAAG TTACCATGAAACAGGTGGCTCGTACCGTCGCCAAGGTGGAGTTGTCGGATCACGTGTGCGACGTTGTCTTCGCTCTGTTCGACTGCGATG GGAACGGAGAGCTCAGTAATAAGGAGTTCATCGCCATTATGAAACAGAGGCTCATGCGGGGGCTGGAAAAACCCAAGGACATGGGCTTCACACGTTTGGTCCGCGCCATGTTGAAGTGTGCTCAGGACACCGCTTGGGACTTTGCAATGCCAAAAACTTAA
- the micu1 gene encoding calcium uptake protein 1, mitochondrial isoform X1 has product MFRLRALSAVWVGMAHLPRSYHNGAVRKSGRRRLMLAALVGVTGVSASAGLLWKRAYADAGPSVRHSHPQNGEDFVKASDSESENTVETSSSDDEAKNESGEGKKKKPRSGFRDRKVMEYENRIRAYSTPDKIFRYFATLKIIGEHGDAEVYMTPQDFIRSITPNEKQPENLGLDQFVVKRYDGKDFWQKIAQEREKFADEDSIFYTLGECGLISFSDYIFLTTVLSTPQRNFEIAFKMFDLNGDGEVDLEEFEQVQSIIRSQTSMGMRHRDRSTTGNTLKTAGCSSALTTYFFGQDLKGKLTIGSFLEFQRKLQHDVLKLEFERNDPVDGRISERQFGGMLLAYSGVQSRKLKQMQKGLKKMFKDAQGITFEELENFFTFLKNVNDVDTALSFYHMAGASIDKVTMKQVARTVAKVELSDHVCDVVFALFDCDGNGELSNKEFIAIMKQRLMRGLEKPKDMGFTRLVRAMLKCAQDTAWDFAMPKT; this is encoded by the exons ATGTTCCGCTTGCGGGCACTGTCCGCTGTGTGGGTTGGCATGGCACACTTGCCTCGAAGCTACCACAATGGGGCAGTGCGAAAATCTGGACGAAGGAGACTGATGCTTGCAGCTCTGGTTGGTGTAACTGGTGTCTCTGCTAGTGCTGGACTACTCTGGAAAAG AGCGTATGCTGATGCAGGGCCATCAGTACGTCATTCCCATCCCCAAAATGGAGAAGATTTTGTGAAGGCTTCAGACAGTGAATCAGAAAACACAGTGGAGACAAGCAGTAGTGATGACGAGGCCAAGAATGAAAGtggtgaagggaaaaaaaagaagccacgCTCTGGATTCCGTGACCGCAAG GTAATGGAGTACGAGAATAGGATACGTGCGTACTCAACCCCAGACAAGATCTTCCGGTATTTTGCCACATTGAAGATTATTGGTGAGCATGGAGATGCAGAGGTTTACATGACACCCCAGGACTTTATACGCTCTATCACCCCAAATGAGAAGCAGCCGGAGA ATCTTGGCCTTGATCAGTTTGTCGTGAAGCGCTATGATGGAAAG GACTTCTGGCAG AAAATAGCCCAAGAAAGGGAGAAGTTTGCAGATGAAGACAGCATATTTTACACTCTGGGGGAATGTGGCCTCATTTCCTTCTCTGACTACATCTTTCTTACCACTGTGCTGTCCA CTCCCCAGAGGAACTTTGAGATTGCTTTTAAGATGTTTGATCTCAATGGTGACGGAGAGGTAGACCTGGAGGAGTTTGAACAG GTCCAAAGCATCATTCGCTCTCAAACGAGCATGGGCATGCGACACCGAGACCGCTCTACCACAGGAAACACTCTAAAGACAGCCGGCTGCAGCTCGGCACTCACCACCTACTTCTTTGGACAAGACCTGAAGGGAAAACTCACCATCGGCAGCTTTCTTGAGTTTCAGAGGAAGCTGCAGCATGATGTGCTGAAGCTAGAG TTCGAGCGGAACGATCCAGTGGATGGACGAATCTCTGAGAGACAGTTTGGCGGTATGCTGCTGGCGTACAGCGGCGTTCAGTCTCGAAAGCTCAAGCAGATGCAGAAGGGATTGAAAAAGATGTTTAAGGATGCACAG GGGATAACATTTGAAGAGCTGgagaatttctttaccttcctGAAGAATGTCAACGATGTGGACACAGCGCTCAGTTTCTACCACATGGCCGGAGCGTCCATAGATAAAG TTACCATGAAACAGGTGGCTCGTACCGTCGCCAAGGTGGAGTTGTCGGATCACGTGTGCGACGTTGTCTTCGCTCTGTTCGACTGCGATG GGAACGGAGAGCTCAGTAATAAGGAGTTCATCGCCATTATGAAACAGAGGCTCATGCGGGGGCTGGAAAAACCCAAGGACATGGGCTTCACACGTTTGGTCCGCGCCATGTTGAAGTGTGCTCAGGACACCGCTTGGGACTTTGCAATGCCAAAAACTTAA
- the micu1 gene encoding calcium uptake protein 1, mitochondrial isoform X3 has protein sequence MLSLTVLSHPSSSSEMDLIQTEKIAQEREKFADEDSIFYTLGECGLISFSDYIFLTTVLSTPQRNFEIAFKMFDLNGDGEVDLEEFEQVQSIIRSQTSMGMRHRDRSTTGNTLKTAGCSSALTTYFFGQDLKGKLTIGSFLEFQRKLQHDVLKLEFERNDPVDGRISERQFGGMLLAYSGVQSRKLKQMQKGLKKMFKDAQGITFEELENFFTFLKNVNDVDTALSFYHMAGASIDKVTMKQVARTVAKVELSDHVCDVVFALFDCDGNGELSNKEFIAIMKQRLMRGLEKPKDMGFTRLVRAMLKCAQDTAWDFAMPKT, from the exons ATGCTGTCTCTAACAGTTCTTTCTCatccttcctcttcctctgaAATGGACCTCATACAGACGGAG AAAATAGCCCAAGAAAGGGAGAAGTTTGCAGATGAAGACAGCATATTTTACACTCTGGGGGAATGTGGCCTCATTTCCTTCTCTGACTACATCTTTCTTACCACTGTGCTGTCCA CTCCCCAGAGGAACTTTGAGATTGCTTTTAAGATGTTTGATCTCAATGGTGACGGAGAGGTAGACCTGGAGGAGTTTGAACAG GTCCAAAGCATCATTCGCTCTCAAACGAGCATGGGCATGCGACACCGAGACCGCTCTACCACAGGAAACACTCTAAAGACAGCCGGCTGCAGCTCGGCACTCACCACCTACTTCTTTGGACAAGACCTGAAGGGAAAACTCACCATCGGCAGCTTTCTTGAGTTTCAGAGGAAGCTGCAGCATGATGTGCTGAAGCTAGAG TTCGAGCGGAACGATCCAGTGGATGGACGAATCTCTGAGAGACAGTTTGGCGGTATGCTGCTGGCGTACAGCGGCGTTCAGTCTCGAAAGCTCAAGCAGATGCAGAAGGGATTGAAAAAGATGTTTAAGGATGCACAG GGGATAACATTTGAAGAGCTGgagaatttctttaccttcctGAAGAATGTCAACGATGTGGACACAGCGCTCAGTTTCTACCACATGGCCGGAGCGTCCATAGATAAAG TTACCATGAAACAGGTGGCTCGTACCGTCGCCAAGGTGGAGTTGTCGGATCACGTGTGCGACGTTGTCTTCGCTCTGTTCGACTGCGATG GGAACGGAGAGCTCAGTAATAAGGAGTTCATCGCCATTATGAAACAGAGGCTCATGCGGGGGCTGGAAAAACCCAAGGACATGGGCTTCACACGTTTGGTCCGCGCCATGTTGAAGTGTGCTCAGGACACCGCTTGGGACTTTGCAATGCCAAAAACTTAA